The window GATGGCCGCACCCTCTTCGTCGTAGCCGAGGTACTCGACGAGCATCGCCGCGGAGAGGATGGTTGCGGCCGGGTTGGCGACCCCCTCGCCGGCGATGTCGGGTGCGGTACCGTGGACGGGTTCGAACAGTGCACGCTCGGGCCCGATATTGGCCGAGGGCAACAGCCCGAGACCGCCGACCAGACCGGCTGCGAGGTCCGAGAGCACGTCGCCCGCGAGGTTGGGACAGACGACGACATCGAACTGATCGGGGTCCAGACAGACCCGCGTCGCGAAGGCGTCCATCAGCACCTCGTCGGTTTCGACGCCGTATTCGTCGGCGACGTCCGCGACGGCGTCCCGGAAACGGCCGTCCGTCTCCCGCATGACGTTGGCCTTGTGGACGACGGTGAACCCGTCGGCGTCACGATCCGTGACGAAGTCGCAGGCGAACTCGGCGAGCCGTCGCGAGGCCGACTCCGTGACGACGCGGGTCAGCGTCGACACGTCGTCGCTCAACCGATCCTCGTGGCCAGCGTAGACGCCCTCCGTGTTCTCCCGGAGGAAAACCAGGTCGGTCTCGGGTCGCACCGCGTCGACGCCGGGGTACGCCGTCGCCGGGCGCACGTTGACGAACGAGTCGACGGCCTCCCGCAGCGGGAGGATCACGTCCGCGGCGGTGTCCCCGGCCGCGCCGAACAGCGTCGCGTCGGCCGACGCCGCGAGGTCGTAGGTTTCCTCCGGCAGCGCCTCGCCGGTCTCCGCCTGCACCGCGTCGCCAGCCTCGGCCTCGTGGAACTCGAAGTCGATCTCGAGGGCCTCGAGTACCTCGACGGCCGCGGGCGTCACCTCTTTGCCGATCCCGTCACCCGGGATGACGGCGATGTCGTGAGTCATACCCACCCATCGACGCGGCGCTGAAAAGAGGGTATCGGTCGCGTCATCTTTGCGTGCACGCGCGGCGCTATTCCCGCCCGAGGTGGCCCCTCGCCAGAAGGGCGACCGTCGCGACCGCGAGCGCGACCGTCGCTGTAGCCCAACCGAACCCGGGAACCGCGAGCAATGACTCGGAGAGCGTCACGGTGGCGGACGCACTCGCGCCGCCCTCGAGGGGAGCGGTCTCGACGGCGTTCGTCGTGAACCCGTCCGCGGCGGCCTCGACGGTGTAGGCGTCGCCCGTGCCCGGGACCGGCGTCGCCACCGTGCCGTCCCCGTCGGTCCGCTCGTCGAGTTCGAACGTCGCGCCGTCGCGCTCGAGGACGACCGTGGCGTTCGGGATCGGTTCACCGTCTTCCCGTTCGACGGTCACCTCGAGGGTCGCGTCGCCCTGCAGGGTCACGGATTCCTCGACCGTCGTCACCTTCCCGGCCGTGCTCTCGGGAACCGGGACCGTCAGCGTCGCGTCCTCGTACCCCTCCGCGCGGAGGTCGACCGCGTAGGACTCGCCCGCCGGCACGTCCGCGATCCGGTAGGTGCCGTTGCCGTTCTCGAGGTGGGTGCCCGGATACTCCCCGCGACTCCCGTTCGCGCGAACCGTCGCGTTCCCGACCCCGGTCTCGAAGTGGGCGTCCGCGATGCGCACGTCGATCTCCCCCGCGCCCGTCGGAACGATCTCGAGGTCGGCCCGCTCGTCGGCCTCGAGGGTGAGCGACCGCCGCGCAGTCTCGTATCCGGGCTTCTCGACCGCGATCTCGTACTCGCCTGGCTCGAGGCCGTACCGTTCGAAGCGCCCCTCGGCGTCCGTAGTCGTCTCGACGGTCGTTCCATCCGCGGCGACGAGTTCGACGGTCGCGCCCTCGAGGGCGTCGCCCGTGGTCGCGTCCGCGACGGTCCCGGAAACGCGGGCGTGGTCGCCGGCCGCGTCGACCGCCGCGAGCGCGTCGACGAACCCCGATCCGAACCGGGTGTCGGGTTCGTCCGGTTCGCCGTCCGGCTTCCGGGCCGTCCCCTCGAGCGCGGCCTCGAGTTCCGCGGGCGCGAGGTCGTCGTCCGTCGCGGACTGTATCAGCGCGACCGTGCCCGCGACGTGGGGCGCGGCCTTGCTGGTCCCGCTGCGGGAGTCGTACTTGCCGCCGGGAGCCGTGCTCTCGATCCCGATGCCGGGCGCGACGACGTCCGGGACGACGTAGGAGTCGGGCCACCGCGGTGGCGCGTGATATCCCCAGGCGTCGTCGGTGTCGATCTCCTCGCCCGCCGAAAAGCCGGCGATCCGGTCGGGGGTCGCGCTCGCGCCGACGGCGATCGAATCGTAGACGTTCGCGGGCGAGATCGACGTCCCTTCGCCGCCGTTTCCGGCACCTGCGACGACGACCGTTCCCGCGCCGTTGGCGTTCTCGACCGCCCGGATCACGCTCGGGCGGTACTCCGACCAGCCGAAGCTCATCGTCACGACGTCGGCGTCCTCCTCGATCGCCCACTCGATCCCGGCGAGAATTCGCGACTCTTTGCCGACACAGCGTTCCTCGCAGTCCGTGATGACCGCGCCGTGGAGGAGTTCGACGTCCGGAGCGACCCCCAGGTGGGTCCCGCTCCCGTCACCCGCGCCGACGATACCCGTGACGTGAGTCCCGTGACCGTCGTAGTCGACCGGTTTCGGGGATGGATCGTCGGCGAAGTCCTTCCAGCCGTCGATCTCGAGGTCCGGGTGATCGGCGTCGACCCCGGAGTCGAGGACGGCGACCGTCGTTCCGTCGCCACGGGTGTCGAACTCGTCCCAGAGCCGCGGGACCCGCATGTCATCGAGGCCGGCGGCGTCCTCGTCCTCGTCCTCGTCCTCGTCGGTCGTTACGGTCGCCGCGCCGTCGCCGCTCGAGTCGGCGTTCGGACGCACGACCGTGGCAACCGCGTCATCGGTCCGGACGGCGGTCACGTTCTCGAGCGCCGCCACGTCCTCGAGGGAAGCCCGGTCCGTGTCGACGGTCACGACCGCGACGTTCGTAATCCAGAACCCGCGCTCGAGGTCGACGCCATCGGTCTCGGTTACGTAGCTCTCGAGCGGTTCCTGCGCCGTCGTCGCGTGGGCCTGTCGTGCCGCGACAACGTCGTCGGGAACGGTTTCGGGATCGAACGGCTCGAACCCGACGACGACCCGCACCGTCCCGTCGGCCTCTGCAAGGGCGGGATCGATCGGTGCGGTCGCATCGCCGGACGCCGCCTCGACGGTCGGTTCGGCGGCGTTCTCGAGCGTCGATCCGTCGGCGGGGGAGGGTGAGGGGGACGCCGGCCCGGCCGCAGCAGCGGCGTGTGCGCCGCCGAGCGCGAGCGTGACTGCGACCGCAAGAACGAGGACGAGGACGAACGCAATCGTCGCTGGGGCCGTCCGTCGTCCGACCGTACGGAGACCGATCGGACGGAAATTGATCGGCAGGCGAGACATTATGCGACTCGAGACAGTCAGGCTGGTTAAGACTGTCGCGTATCCCGAACGGACGGTGTCCGTGCATCGTCGCTGTCTCCCGGCGCTCAGTCGTCACCGAAATCGCGAACTCGTCATCGGGGCTGGAGTCGCATCGAGTCGCGTCGAACTCGAGAACAGAATCGGGAAAGCGGCCCTACTCGGGCCCTACTCGGCTTCGGGGATCGCGGCGTCTTCGACGTAGGGCAGTTCAGCGGCCGTTTCGCGAACCGCGTTCGCGTTGGATTTCATCAGCGCCGTGGTGTCCCAGACGCCCTCGACGAGGGCCTTGCGCTGGGCGTCGTCGACGGTGACGTCGACGGTCCGGTCCCCGTAGGTGACCGTCTCGGCTTCGACGTCGATTTCGATCTCGCCATCCGGGTTCTCGTCGACCCACGCCTGGAGTTCCTCGATCGTCTCGGCGTCGGCCGTCACGGTCGGGATGCCGAGTGCGAGGCAGTTGCCCGCGAAGATCTCGGCGAAGCTCTCGCCGATCAGGGCGTCGATCCCCCAGCGCATCAGCGCCTGGGGCGCGTGCTCGCGCGAGGAGCCACAGCCGAAGTTGGAGTTGACCACCATCACCGAGGAGTCCTGGAACCGGTCCTCGTTCATCGGGTGGTCCTTGAGGTCGTCGTCCTCGGTGAACCGCTGGTCGAAAAAGGCGAACTCCCCGAGGCCGTCGAAGGTGACGACCTTCATGAACCGGGCGGGGATGATCTGGTCCGTGTCGATGTCGTTGCC of the Halobiforma lacisalsi AJ5 genome contains:
- the leuD gene encoding 3-isopropylmalate dehydratase small subunit produces the protein MSREDERSESSKKASGEDGPASAAEVREVRTDGGDEVEIPAVDYVSGSGVPIRGNDIDTDQIIPARFMKVVTFDGLGEFAFFDQRFTEDDDLKDHPMNEDRFQDSSVMVVNSNFGCGSSREHAPQALMRWGIDALIGESFAEIFAGNCLALGIPTVTADAETIEELQAWVDENPDGEIEIDVEAETVTYGDRTVDVTVDDAQRKALVEGVWDTTALMKSNANAVRETAAELPYVEDAAIPEAE
- a CDS encoding S8 family serine peptidase → MSRLPINFRPIGLRTVGRRTAPATIAFVLVLVLAVAVTLALGGAHAAAAAGPASPSPSPADGSTLENAAEPTVEAASGDATAPIDPALAEADGTVRVVVGFEPFDPETVPDDVVAARQAHATTAQEPLESYVTETDGVDLERGFWITNVAVVTVDTDRASLEDVAALENVTAVRTDDAVATVVRPNADSSGDGAATVTTDEDEDEDEDAAGLDDMRVPRLWDEFDTRGDGTTVAVLDSGVDADHPDLEIDGWKDFADDPSPKPVDYDGHGTHVTGIVGAGDGSGTHLGVAPDVELLHGAVITDCEERCVGKESRILAGIEWAIEEDADVVTMSFGWSEYRPSVIRAVENANGAGTVVVAGAGNGGEGTSISPANVYDSIAVGASATPDRIAGFSAGEEIDTDDAWGYHAPPRWPDSYVVPDVVAPGIGIESTAPGGKYDSRSGTSKAAPHVAGTVALIQSATDDDLAPAELEAALEGTARKPDGEPDEPDTRFGSGFVDALAAVDAAGDHARVSGTVADATTGDALEGATVELVAADGTTVETTTDAEGRFERYGLEPGEYEIAVEKPGYETARRSLTLEADERADLEIVPTGAGEIDVRIADAHFETGVGNATVRANGSRGEYPGTHLENGNGTYRIADVPAGESYAVDLRAEGYEDATLTVPVPESTAGKVTTVEESVTLQGDATLEVTVEREDGEPIPNATVVLERDGATFELDERTDGDGTVATPVPGTGDAYTVEAAADGFTTNAVETAPLEGGASASATVTLSESLLAVPGFGWATATVALAVATVALLARGHLGRE
- the leuB gene encoding 3-isopropylmalate dehydrogenase; translated protein: MTHDIAVIPGDGIGKEVTPAAVEVLEALEIDFEFHEAEAGDAVQAETGEALPEETYDLAASADATLFGAAGDTAADVILPLREAVDSFVNVRPATAYPGVDAVRPETDLVFLRENTEGVYAGHEDRLSDDVSTLTRVVTESASRRLAEFACDFVTDRDADGFTVVHKANVMRETDGRFRDAVADVADEYGVETDEVLMDAFATRVCLDPDQFDVVVCPNLAGDVLSDLAAGLVGGLGLLPSANIGPERALFEPVHGTAPDIAGEGVANPAATILSAAMLVEYLGYDEEGAAIREAVETTLEDGPRTPDLGGDASTEDVTAAIVDRL